In Thermococcus sp., one DNA window encodes the following:
- a CDS encoding 50S ribosomal protein L24e — protein MARWNVCSYCGKEFEPGTGKMYVRNDGRVLFFCSGKCEKLYFMGRNPRKLKWTKAFEEARLQRAKRKK, from the coding sequence ATGGCCAGGTGGAACGTCTGCTCCTACTGCGGAAAGGAGTTCGAGCCAGGAACGGGCAAGATGTACGTCAGGAACGACGGCAGGGTTCTGTTCTTCTGCTCGGGCAAGTGCGAGAAGCTCTACTTCATGGGCAGGAATCCGAGGAAGCTCAAGTGGACCAAGGCCTTCGAGGAAGCCCGTCTCCAGAGGGCCAAGAGGAAGAAGTGA